Proteins found in one Oryza glaberrima chromosome 4, OglaRS2, whole genome shotgun sequence genomic segment:
- the LOC127769411 gene encoding calcium-transporting ATPase 5, plasma membrane-type has translation MESASSSLATSGRRRRSGGGGGSWGSIGSAADPFDIPAKGAPVERLKKWRQAALVLNASRRFRYTLDLKREEQREEVISKIRAQAHVVRAAFRFKEAGQVHVQQKEVAAPPVDGALGFGIKEDQLTALTRDHNYSALQQYGGISGVARMLKTDTEKGISGDDSDLTARRNAFGSNTYPRKKGRSFLAFLWDACKDLTLIILMVAAAVSLALGITTEGIKEGWYDGASIAFAVLLVVVVTATSDYKQSLQFQNLNEEKQNIKLEVVRGGRRISVSIYDLVAGDVVPLKIGDQVPADGILISGHSLSVDESSMTGESKIVHKDQKSPFLMSGCKVADGYGTMLVTAVGINTEWGLLMASISEDSGEETPLQVRLNGVATFIGMVGLSVALAVLVVLLARYFTGHTYNPDGSVQYVKGKMGVGQTIRGIVGIFTVAVTIVVVAVPEGLPLAVTLTLAFSMRKMMRDKALVRRLSACETMGSATTICSDKTGTLTLNQMTVVEAYFGGKKMDPPDNVQVLSASISSLIVEGIAQNTSGSIFEPENGQDPEVTGSPTEKAILSWGLKLGMRFNDTRTKSSILHVFPFNSEKKRGGVAVHLGGSESEVHIHWKGAAEIILDSCKSWLAADGSKHSMTPEKISEFKKFIEDMAASSLRCVAFAYRTYEMGDVPREDQRADWILPEDDLIMLGIVGIKDPCRPGVKDSVRLCAAAGIKVRMVTGDNLQTARAIALECGILSDPNVSEPVIIEGKAFRALSDLEREEAAEKISVMGRSSPNDKLLLVKALRKRGHVVAVTGDGTNDAPALHEADIGLSMGIQGTEVAKESSDIIILDDNFASVVRVVRWGRSVYANIQKFIQFQLTVNVAALIINVVAAVSSGNVPLNAVQLLWVNLIMDTLGALALATEPPTDHLMQRPPVGRREPLITNVMWRNLIIMALFQVIVLLTLNFRGTSLLQLKNDNQAHADKVKNTFIFNTFVLCQVFNEFNARKPDELNIFKGITGNRLFMAIVAITVVLQALIVEFLGKFTSTTRLTWQLWLVSIGLAFFSWPLAFVGKLIPVPERPLGDFFACCCPGSKQAADAKGDDADHSDV, from the exons CACCGCCAGTTGATGGTGCACTGGGCTTTGGTATCAAAGAAGACCAACTTACTGCATTGACCAGAGATCACAATTACTCTGCTCTACAACAGTATGGAGGG ATTTCTGGGGTAGCGCGCATGCTAAAGACAGACACAGAGAAGGGGATTAGTGGAGATGATTCAGATTTGACTGCAAGACGAAATGCATTTGGATCGAATACATACCCTCGTAAGAAAGGAAGAAGCTTCCTG GCTTTCTTATGGGATGCTTGTAAAGATTTGACACTTATCATTCTCATGGTTGCTGCAGCAGTATCACTTGCTTTGGGCATAACAACAGAG GGGATAAAAGAAGGCTGGTATGATGGAGCAAGCATTGCTTTTGCTGTTCTCCTAGTTGTTGTTGTTACAG CAACTAGCGATTACAAGCAATCCTTACAGTTTCAAAATCTTAATGAGGAAAAGCAGAACATCAAATTGGAG GTGGTTAGAGGTGGAAGGCGAATCTCGGTATCCATTTATGATTTGGTTGCTGGTGATGTTGTGCCACTTAAAATTGGTGACCAG GTCCCCGCTGATGGGATCCTTATCAGTGGTCACTCCCTTTCCGTAGATGAATCCAGCATGACTGGAGAGAGTAAAATT GTTCACAAAGATCAGAAATCACCATTCCTAATGTCTGGTTGTAAAGTTGCTGACGGGTATGGCACTATGCTG GTAACCGCAGTTGGCATTAACACTGAATGGGGACTGCTAATGGCAAGCATTTCTGAAGATTCTGGTGAAGAAACACCTTTGCAG GTTCGCTTGAACGGTGTTGCCACCTTCATTGGAATGGTTGGACTTTCTGTTGCTCTCGCCGTTCTTGTTGTCCTTCTGGCCAG GTACTTCACTGGGCATACCTACAACCCTGATGGGTCAGTGCAATATGTGAAAGGAAAAATGGGTGTAGGCCAGACAATACGAGGAATAGTGGGAATATTTACAGTGGCG GTAACGATTGTTGTCGTGGCTGTTCCTGAAGGGTTACCATTGGCCGTCACGTTGAC TCTTGCCTTCTCTATGCGCAAGATGATGAGGGACAAAGCTCTG GTCAGGAGGCTCTCTGCATGTGAAACTATGGGTTCAGCCACAACAATTTGCAGCGACAAGACAGGAACGCTGACTTTGAATCAG ATGACTGTTGTGGAGGCTTACTTTGGTGGAAAGAAAATGGATCCTCCAGATAATGTTCAGGTGTTATCTGCTTCAATCTCATCATTGATTGTCGAAGGAATTGCTCAGAATACGTCTGGAAGCATATTTGAGCCCGAG AATGGTCAAGATCCAGAGGTGACTGGATCACCGACTGAAAAGGCTATACTGTCTTGGGGGCTGAAG CTTGGCATGAGATTCAATGACACAAGAACAAAGTCCTCTATTCTTCATGTTTTCCCATTCAActcagagaaaaaaagaggCGGGGTTGCAGTGCATCTG GGTGGCTCTGAGTCTGAGGTACACATACACTGGAAGGGAGCTGCAGAAATTATTTTGGATTCATGCAAAAGCTGGCTTGCTGCAGATGGTTCAAAGCATTCAATGACACCTGAGAAA ATTAGTGAATTCAAGAAATTCATAGAAGATATGGCTGCTTCAAGCCTCCGGTGTGTTGCCTTTGCTTATAGAACATATGAGATGGGTGATGTCCCAAGAGAGGACCAGAGGGCTGATTGGATATTGCCTGAAGATGACTTGATTATGCTTGGCATAGTTGGGATAAAG GATCCTTGCCGCCCGGGTGTTAAAGATTCTGTTCGCTTATGTGCAGCAGCTGGCATTAAG GTCCGCATGGTTACTGGAGACAACCTTCAAACTGCCAGAGCCATTGCCTTGGAGTGTGGAATTTTATCTGATCCCAATGTGTCAGAGCCAGTCATTATTGAAGGAAAGGCTTTTCGTGCACTGTCAGATTTAGAAAGGGAAGAAGCTGCAGAAAAGATTTCG GTGATGGGGAGGTCTTCACCAAATGACAAGCTTTTACTTGTTAAAGCATTAAGAAAAAGAGGTCATGTTGTTGCTGTGACTGGAGATGGCACAAATGATGCCCCAGCTTTGCATGAG GCAGATATAGGTCTCTCCATGGGCATCCAGGGAACTGAAGTTGCTAAGGAGAGTTCTGATATTATCATCTTGGATGACAATTTTGCATCGGTCGTGAGG GTTGTCAGATGGGGTCGCTCGGTTTATGCAAACATTCAGAAATTTATACAGTTTCAGTTAACCGTCAACGTTGCAGCCTTGATTATTAACGTTGTTGCTGCTGTCAGTTCTGGGAATGTTCCCCTGAACGCTGTTCAG CTACTGTGGGTTAACCTAATCATGGATACTCTGGGTGCTCTTGCACTGGCGACAGAACCACCTACTGACCATCTTATGCAGAGACCACCAGTTGGCAGAAG GGAACCCTTGATAACAAATGTCATGTGGAGAAACTTAATCATAATG GCTCTGTTTCAAGTTATAGTCCTCCTTACTCTCAACTTTAGGGGCACAAGCCTTTTGCAGCTAAAAAACGACAACCAGGCACATGCAGACAAAGTCAAAAATACCTTCATATTCAATACATTTGTTCTCTGTCAG GTATTCAATGAATTCAATGCTAGGAAGCCCGATGAGCTGAACATATTCAAGGGCATTACTGGGAACCGTCTCTTTATGGCCATTGTTGCCATAACAGTTGTACTGCAG GCGCTTATTGTTGAGTTCCTTGGCAAGTTTACATCGACAACCAGACTCACCTGGCAGTTGTGGTTGGTGTCAATAGGGCTCGCCTTTTTTAG CTGGCCGTTGGCATTTGTGGGAAAGCTTATCCCTGTCCCAGAGAGACCATTAGGAGATTTCTTTGCATGTTGCTGCCCAGGAAGTAAACAAG CTGCTGATGCCAAGGGTGATGACGCTGATCACAGCGATGTATGA
- the LOC127771501 gene encoding uncharacterized protein LOC127771501 has product MRVRTSAAGFRALVQELTSCNADPSKYSPRASADDGCGGGATTLHESGPAAASDADALVAAPGHPAATTFDEGGGVGYYTDDDIFRSQLLDTSYSVFSSPTLLYNDHPHSKV; this is encoded by the coding sequence ATGCGGGTCAGGACCAGCGCCGCCGGGTTCCGCGCCCTCGTTCAGGAGCTCACCAGCTGCAACGCCGATCCTTCCAAGTACAgcccccgcgcctccgccgacgacggctgcggtggtggtgccACGACGCTGCACGAGTCCGGGCCCGCTGCAGCCAGTGACGCCGACGCCCTCGTGGCGGCGCCGGGTcatccggcggcgacgacgttcgacgaaggcggcggtgtGGGCTACTACACCGACGACGACATCTTCAGGTCACAGCTGCTGGACACCAGCTACTCGGTGTTCTCGTCGCCGACGCTGCTCTACAACGACCACCCGCACAGCAAGGTGTAG
- the LOC127772329 gene encoding plant intracellular Ras-group-related LRR protein 1: MREMGEKRRRGHLNPAGFAGGLHDHEEKKNEEHKLDMSGMSMDALPHLTMSLGQVTILDLSNNNLESIPESIIARLLNVVVLDVRSNQLKSLPNSIGCLSKLKVLNVSGNLLESLPNTIEECRALEELHANFNELTKLPDTLGFELHSLRKLSVNSNKLAQLPSSTSHMTALRALDARLNCLRALPDGLENLANLEALNVSQNFQFLRELPYAVGLLASLRELDVSYNSIAALPDSMGCLTKLARFSAVGNPLVSPPMDVVEQGLDAMRAYLTARMNGDDGKRKKKAWLPKLVKYSTFTARMTPGRTRVHENTEGLLMSDYRSLNGIASPRFLTMLSPRRLFSPRRNSPKHC, encoded by the exons ATGAGGGAaatgggagagaagaggaggcgtGGACACCTTAACCCTGCTGGTTTTGCAGGAGGGTTGCATGATCATGAGGAGAAGAAGAACGAGGAGCATAAGCTAGACATGAGTGGCATGTCCATGGATGCCCTCCCACACCTCACCATGTCTCTTGGTCAAGTCACCATCTTGGATCTCTCTAACAACAATCTTGAG AGCATCCCGGAGTCAATAATCGCTCGGCTGCTGAACGTGGTGGTGCTGGACGTGCGGTCCAACCAGCTGAAATCGCTGCCCAACTCCATCGGCTGCCTCTCCAAGCTCAAGGTCCTCAACGTCTCCGGCAACCTGCTCGAGTCCCTCCCCAACACCATCGAGGAGTGCCG TGCGCTGGAGGAGCTGCACGCCAACTTCAACGAGCTGACGAAGCTGCCGGACACGCTGGGGTTCGAGCTGCACAGCCTCCGGAAGCTGTCGGTGAACTCCAACAAGCTGGCGCAGCTCCCCTCCTCGACGTCGCACATGACGGCGCTCAGGGCGCTGGACGCCCGGCTCAACTGCCTCCGCGCGCTCCCCGACGGGCTCGAGAACCTCGCCAACCTCGAGGCGCTCAACGTCAGCCAGAACTTCCAGTTCCTCAGGGAGCTCCCCTacgccgtcggcctcctcgcCTCGCTCCGGGAGCTCGACGTGAGCTACAACTCCATCGCCGCGCTCCCGGACTCCATGGGCTGCCTCACCAAGCTCGCCAGGTTCAGCGCCGTCGGCAACCCGCTCGTGTCCCCGCCCATGGACGTCGTGGAGCAGGGCCTCGACGCCATGCGCGCCTACCTCACCGCGAGGatgaacggcgacgacggcaagaggaagaagaaggcgtgGCTGCCCAAGCTGGTCAAGTACAGCACCTTCACGGCCAGGATGACGCCCGGGCGCACCAGGGTGCACGAGAACACGGAGGGCCTCCTCATGTCGGACTACCGGTCGCTCAACGGCATCGCctcgccgaggttcctcaccatgctctcgccgcgccgcctcttCTCGCCGCGGAGGAATTCGCCCAAGCATTGCTGA